The nucleotide sequence CGGGACGGGCCGGGTCGGCGCCGCCGTACCCGGGCAGTGCCGCACCGCCCTGGCGGGTGCCGTCTGCAAGGCCCGCCGCCGGACGAACGCGATCCGTATGCGATGCCATGGTCATATCCTCTTGGCCATGCGCGGGTCGATGGCATCCCGCAGCCCGTCGCCCAGCATGTTGATGGCGAGTATGGTCACCGACAGGAAGATCGCGGGGAAGGCGATCAGGTAAGGCTTGATCTGCCACAGCGCCCGGCCCTCTGCCATGATGTTGCCCCACGATGGCGTGGCGGGTGGAACGCCCGCGCCGATGAAGGACAGCCCCGCCTCGGCCAGGATGGCCACGCCGCAGATATAGGTGGCCTGCACCGTCAGCGGCGCCACGGTATTGGGCAGAATGTGCCGCAGTACGACCCGCAGCCGGCTGGCGCCGGCCGCCACGGCCGCTTCCACGTAAGGCTGTTCGCGCAGGGAAAGCACTACGCCGCGCACCAGGCGCACCACGCGCGGGATTTCCGCCAGGGTGATGGCGACGATGACATTGTGCAACGAAGCCCGGCTCAGCGAGATCAGCGCGATGGCCAGGAGGATGGTGGGGATGGACATGAAACCGTCCATGATGCGCATCGCGACGGCATCGATCCATCGCACGAAACCCGCCGCCAGGCCGATGGCCACGCCGGCCACGGTCGATAGCACGGCGACGGTGAAACCGACGATGAGCGATACGCGCGCACCGTAGATGACGCGCGAGTAGACATCGCGGCCCAGCAGATCGGTACCGAACCAGAAGCGCTCGCTGGGCGGCCGGGTGCGGTTGATGGGCGACAGCGCCGTCGGATCGACGGTGTGCAACCAGGGCGCCAGCACGGCCACCAGTATCAGCAACAGCAGGAGCAGCCCGCCCACGGCAATGGTGGGATGCTCGCGCATCACCCTGAAGAACGCGCGCATCAGTATTTGATCCTTGGATCGAAGACGCGATAGAGCAGGTCCACCGCCAGGTTGATCAGGACGTACATGAAGCTGAACAGCAGAATGACGCCCTGGATGACGGGATAGTCCCGGCGCAAAATGGCGTCGACGGTAAGGCGGCCCAGGCCGGGGATGGAAAATACGGTCTCGGTGATGACGGTGCCGCTGATCAGTAGGGCAACACCGCTGCCGATGACGGTCAGGATGGGGACGGCCGCGTTTTTCAAGGCATGGCGAAACAGCAGCGTACGATCATGCACGCCCTTGGCTCGCGCGGTCCTTACATAATCCTGGGAGAGCGTCTCCAGCAGGGTGGCGCGCGTGATGCGGGTGATCAGTGCGATGTAGACGCTGCCCAACGCCAGGGCCGGCAGCACCAAGGTGTACAGCGAGGCCCACAGTCCGCGCGAGAGCGGGACGTAGCCCTGGACGGGAAACCAGCGCAGTTGCAGGCCCAACACCCAGGCCAGCAGGTAGCCGACGACGAAGGACGGCACGGAAAACCCCAGGACGGCCCCGACCATGATGCCCCGGTCCTGCCACGCATTGTGGCGCCATGCCGCCAGGGCGCCCAGCGGGACGGCGACCGCGACGGACAGGATCAGGGTCATGATCATCAAACTGAAGGTGGGCGCCAGGCGCTGGCCGATCATGTAGCTGACGGGCTGGCTGGTGAACAGCGACGTACCCAGGTCGCCATGCAGCACGCCCCATATCCAGTGGCCGAAGCGGACCAGGAATGGCTGATCCAGTCCCAGCGTTGCACGAATGCGGGCGATGTCCTGCGCGGTGGCGTCCTCGCCTGCGAGCAGCGCGGCGGGATCCCCGGGAGCCAGGTCGAGCAGCGCGAACACGAACAGCGCGACAAACAACATGACGGGCAGCGTGGCGAGCAGGCGGCGCAGGACGTACGAGAACATCGGACCTCGTCTGTGAACGTGCTCGGAAGCGTCGCGGCACGCGGGACAGCGTGCACCTTCCGGATGGAGTCGCGGGATTGGCGCGGTGCAAAAATTCTATGGGTGGGGTTGTGTGTGCAGCAATTTCAATATTCGCCAGCGGGCGTTGCCGAAATTAGAACTGGCTGGCGGGCCAGTGTTTATGCGGATCTCGGGGGAGTGCGTAGTCGCCCTGATGGGGATATCCCGGATGGGTGGGATCTTGCCGATGCCGTGTTCGATGATGGCCGTTTGTCGATGTTGTCGGTGGTCGGTTTGCTATTGCCGTCCGTCGATGCCGTTGCTGGTCGGTTTGCTATTGCCGTCCGTCGATGCCGTTGCTGGGCGGTTTGCTATTGCCGTTCCTTGATGCCGTTGCTGGTCGGTTTGCTATTGCCGTCCGGCGGGGGCGATGCCTGGCGTGTCCGGCCCGGTCGGGCGGTCCAGCGCCTTCGCGCTGGACTCCCGCTGCGTCTTCCTCGTTCGGCGGCCGAACAGGCGTTGGGGTTCTTGCGGCCTTTTTGCCCGGCCGTCCTGCCTTCGGAAGCCCGCGCGCGCCCTCCGACGGGCCGGCCCCGCCAGGCATCGCCCCCGCCGGACTCGCGGTTTGCCTACGCTACGGTTGCCGCGGCCGTCGGTTTGCTTGGCCCTTCGTCTGCTGCGGTTCTAAGTTAGGAAAGATCTTCGGTCGCCCGTCGTTTCCGAGCCGCCCTGCGCGGCCCGGAAACGCCTACGCATTCTGGCCTGCATAGGGTCGTGGCATGCGACTGGCGGGGAACTGAAGTGAGATCCCGGCCCTCGCAGAGTGGGGGTAACAAGGCGGTGTGGCGGGCCGCCAGGGTGTGTCAGTATTTTTGTGCTTGAGGCATTAAAGGCCGGTCTATAAGAGCCCCAGCCCAGTGATGATATTTCAGCGATATGGATTGGTGAAGCGCTCTGCGTAGATGATCGCAAACTGGTTCATGGCTGCCTTCCACTCGTGAGTGGAACTGCCCCAGGTGCCGGTGATATTACGTAGCACCAGCCACAGCAGCTTGGTGGCCGCCTCGTCGGAGGGGAAGTGCCCGCGCGTTTTGACCGCCCGGCGCAGCTGGGCGTTGATGCTCTCGATGGCGTTGGTGGTATAGATGATCTTGCGGATCGCCGGCGGGAAGGTAAAAAACGGGATCACGCGGTCCCAGGCGCTGCGCCAAGCCTGCGCGATCGGCGCGTAGCGCTGTCCCCACAGGCCCTGTTCGAAGCGTGCCAGCTCGGCTTGCGCGGCCTCCACCGTTGGCGCACTGTAGATGGGCCTGAGCGCAGCAGCCACGGCACGGCGCTCCTTCCAGCTGGCATAGTCCAGGCTTGAGCGCATCAAATGCACGATGCAGGTCTGCAACGTCGTGGCAGGGAATACGGCGTTTAAGGCCTGCTCCATGCCCTTCAGGCCGTCGGTGACTGCAATCAGGATGTCCTGCGTGCCACGAGTCTTGAGCTCGTTGAAGACCTTCATCCAGAATTTGGCGCCTTCGGTCTGCTCGATCCATAAGCCCAACACGTCGCGTGTGCCGTCGGCCAGGATGGCCAGGGCCAGATACACGGCCTTGTTTCTGACCACGCCGTCCTCGCGGATCTTCACCCGCAGCGCATCGAAGAACACCACCGGGTACATCGTCTCCAGCGGGCGGGTTTGCCAGGCTGTAACCTCCTCGACCACCGCATCGGTCACCGAGCTGATGAACTCTGGCGATACCTCAGTGCCGTACTGCTCCAGAAGAAACGCCTGTATCTCGCGCACTGTCATGCCGCGCGCGTACATCGCGATGATCTTGTCATCGAACCCCGTGAAGCGCCGCTCATGCTTGGGAATCAGGATCGGGGCGAAGCTGCCGTCGCGATCGCGCGGCACATCTACCGAGATGGCCCCGTCGTCGGTCAGCACGGTCTTCGAGCTCGTGCCATTGCGTCGGTTCGTTGCCGTTTCAGACCGTTGGCCCGGTGCGTAACCCAGGTGATGACCCAGCTCCGCGCCCAGTGCCCGCTCGATCAACGCCTTCTTGAACGCCATCGACAGGTCCTGCACCGCCTCGGCCGTCATCGGCCCTTTGACCAATTGCTCGACCAACTCGGCAGGAATCGCCGGCAGCTCTTTAGGGGGATTCTTCTTTCGGGTTGCCATACATGCTCCGTTTTCGACATGTTAGGCCTCAAGCACAAAATTCCTGACACTCCCGGCCGCCAGCCGGCCCGCCACACCGTAGCACCGTGCCTTGCCACGGATGCTGGCGATGGCGCGGCAGCATCTGATAAGTCGGTGCGGGAGTGTCAGGAATTTTGTGCTTGGGGCCTAACGGCCGGCGCTATCGCGACAAGGCGGCATCGCCGTATCAAGAGCGGCACCACTCCGAATCGCCGGCCGCCGCATACCGCCGCCCTATGCAGAGCCACACTGCGCAGGCGTTTCTGGGCCGCGCAGGGCGGCCCGGAAACGACGGGCGATGGAAGATCTTTCCTAACCCAAAACCACAGCCCACGAAGGGCCAAGTAAACCGACGGTCGCGGCAACCGTCGCGTGGGCAAACCGCGAGTCCGGCGGGGGCGATGCCTGGCGGGGCCGGCCCGTCGGAGGGCGCGCGCGGGCTTCCGAAGGCAGGACGGCCGGGCAAAAAAGCCGCAAGAACCCCAACGCCTGTTCGGCCGCCGAACGAGGAAGACGCAGCGGCAGTCCAGCGCGAAGGCGCTGGACCGCCCGACCGGGCCGGACACGCCAGGCATCGCCCCCGACGGACGGCAATAGCAAACCGACCCGCAACGGCATCGACGAACGGCAATAGCAAACCGACCAGCGACGGCATCGACGGACAGCATTAGCACGGCGACCACCGACCGCATCGCTGAATAACATCCCGCGATGCGCCCGTCAAAAGCAGCATCGCGAACGAAGCCCCCCCAAGAAGATATACATCCACCCCGCGACGTCAAACAGCCACATCCACCGTGCCCACCGCCCGAGGTCCCGCCCCGCTCCCACGAACCAACGCCGCTTCCGGCGGCGCCGTCACGATGCCCGTACGGAAATCCACGGGCGGTTGCGCGCGCAGCCGCTCCAGGTCCGGCAGCGGCCGCGCCAGTTCCGGTTCGCGGGCCCACGCCCATTCCAGCGACTTGCAGATTTCCAGCAGCGCCAGATCCTGCCGGAAACCGCCGATCACCTGCATGCCGAAAGGCATGCCCGCATGGTCACGGCCGCAAGGCATCGATAGCGCGGGATTGGTCATCAGGGTAATGACGTACGTCAGCGCCAGCCACCGGTAGTAGTTCTCTTGCGGCTTCCCGTCGACACCGTCCAGCGCCAGCTGCGTCCACGGGAAAGGCGACACCGGCGTCGTCGGCGCCAGGATCACATCGTAGTCCTGGTACAGCGCCTGGAAAGCCTTGAACATCCGCGTCTGGTCCAGGTGCGCGGCCGTATGGTCGGCCAGCGTCATCGATGCGCCCATCTCGTAATTCGCGCGGGGATTCGGCCCCAGGTTATCCGGATCCGCCTCGTAGGCCTCGCGATACCGGGCCACGTAGTTCGCCGCGCGGATCACGTCGAAACAGCGGTGCGCCGCCGACAGATCGGGCCGCACCGGCTCGCACGTCTTGAACAAATGCCGCATCGCTTCGATCTTGGCCAGGAACACCCGGCGGATGTCCGCGTCCACATCGCACACCCCGAAATCCACGCTGTAGCCTACCCGCAGGCTGGCCAGATCCCGTGGCCGCGGGCTAGCGAACGCCGACGCGTCGACGTCGTAGGAGAGCGGGTCGCAATCCGCGCGGCCCGCGATCGCCGACAGGTGCAGGCCCACGTCGTCCATGGTGCGGCCCATCGGACCCACCACCGAAATCGGTGTCCAGCCCAGCGCGCGGCGCTCCACCGGCACCAGGCCCGGAGAAGGACGGAAACCGATCACACCGCACTTGGCGGCCGGAATACGCAAGGACCCGCCCGTATCCGATCCGGTGCATAGCGGCAGCATGTCCGTGGCCAGGGCCACCGCCGAACCGCCGGAAGAGCCGCCGCAGTTCAGGCGTGGGTCGAAGGGATTGCCCGTCGCGCCCCAGACCGGATTGCGGGTGTTGGCGCCCGCGCCCAGTTCCGGCACATTGGTCTTGCCCACCACGATGGCGCCCGCGCGCCGCATGCGCGCCACCATCAGATTGTCCGCGGCCGGGACATGGCCGCGGTACATGGGGGATCCGAAAGTCGTCAGCAGGCCTTCGGTTTCTTCCAGGTCCTTGACGCCCAGCGGCAGGCCGTGCAGCGGGCCCAGGGGCAGGCCACGCATGACGGAGTCCTCCGCGGCGCGCGCCTCGGCCATGGCGCGGTCGTAGCAGGTTGCCGTGATCGCGTTCAGGTAGGGGTTCAGCGATTCGATGCGGGCCAGGCAGGCCTGCAATAGCTCGACGGGAGAGACGGTCTTGTCGCCGATGGCGCGGCGCAATGCCACCGTGGACCAGGAGACGAGGGAATCGGCGGCGGTCGCCATGGGCATGATCCAGACAGGAAAAGACCATGCCGATTCTGGAAGTCGAGCGCGCGTCTGTCCATTAGAGTTTTTCGCAGCGCTCGTTCTCTTAATTCGAAGCGGAGCGGGATGCCGCCAGCGGCGCGCGCTACGTGAAGCGCCTTAACACAGCTCGCGCAGCCGCTGCAGCTCCTTGGCGTAGGCAAGCCGCGTGGCATAGCCGGGAATGCCGCTTTGGCGCTCGACGAAGCGATGGAATTCCCTGGAATGCTGGAGGATGTGCGTGCTGTTCTTCTTCGTGAGTGCCTTCCAGTTATTGAAGGCGGTTCCGCTTTCGATGGAGAAGGACCCCGGACCGTGGACGGTGATCCCGCCGCCGTTGGCCAGTTTTTCCCATATGAGGCGTTCGGCGGGAAGCTGTTCTCTTTCCTGCTTCAGCTTGTTCGCCAGGAATTGGGTCTCTATGCGGTGCTGCGCCCGCGGATCGCGCTGGCCGCAGTGTTCCAGTTGCGCGCGCAGCCGATCCAGGACGACCCGCTGCCTTTCCGTTTCCCGCGTCAGGTCCTGGCCGAGCTTTTCGGCCCAGCTTTTGACCGACGATTCGATCTCCGCCGCCGTGAAGCCCGGCATGACGGCGTCGCGCGGCGGCAGGTGGCCGGGGTCGGGATGGGTGAGCGCGATGGCGGGAAAGGATGGCGAAACTTCCATGGTGGCGTTCCCTCGGATGGCGCTGCGAACGCCGCAGCGCCGGTACGTGCCTGGATCGATTCGCCGGTTCCGGATGCATATGCGTGCCGGGAGACGCGCCGCGCGTCGGCCGGCAGGCGAGCGGCGCGCCAGCGAAGCCGCGCAAGACATCCGGGGCAGGATGAGGGCGCCTCAGGAAGCGAACAATGCCTGCAGGTCGACGCGCGGCGAGGCTTCCGGTTCTTCCAGCGCGAGCGTGGCCTCGATGTGCTGCAAATGATGGCGCATCAGTGCGCCGGCCTGCCGGCCGTCGCGGGCCTCGATGGCGTCGATGACCTCTTCGTGCTCGTGATAGGGGCAGGCCGGGGTATTCGGCTTGTCGTACAGCGTGATGACCAGGCAGGTCTGCGCGCACAGCTCGCGCAAGGTGCGCATCAGGATGCGATTGCCCGTGAGTTCCGCCATCAGCAAATGGAATTCGCCCGACAGGCGGATGATGACGGATCGTTCGCCCGCCTCGCGCGCCGCGGCTTCGCGGCGCACGTGGGCGCGCAGGCGGTTGATCTGCGCGGCCTTGCAGTCGCGCGCCAGTTGTTCCGCCATGGGCGGCTCGATCATGTGCCGCATGGCGAAGACTTCGCGCGCTTCCTCGACGCTGGGGCTGGCGATGAAGGCGCCGCGATTGGGGATCAGGGTGACCAGGTTCTCGTGCGCCAGGCGGGCCAGCACCTGGCGGATGCGCCCGCGCGTGCTGCCGGTGACCTCCGCCAGGTGGTCCTCCACCAGGCGCGTGCCGGGCAGCAGACGATGTTCGAATACCGCCTGCTGGAGCCTGCGGTAGATCTCTTCGTTTGCGAGCATGGAGGACGGCGCGGCGGCGGTATCCGCGGGGCGCCGGGACGAGGTCTTGTCGCGCGGGGAGTCCATAAAGACGGGGAGGCTGGTCCAGGAAGAAACGGCGGTGGGGCGGGCACCGGGCGCGGCTATCGCGCCGTCGGTCCCGGCTGACCGACATTCTAGATTGTGCGCAATCCAAAGGAAAACGGAAACGGCGCCTGGGCGGCAAATTGTCGGCGCCGGGCCACGCCCTGCATGCGGTGCCGCACCAGCCATCCCGTTCCCTTACGCGTCGCGCCCGCCTTCCTTCCGGCTGGACAGCGGGCCGTCGGGCCGGCCGGGCCGCACCACTTCTTGCGCCCACATAGTGCATTGGGCCCCGTTATGGCCCATCGCGGGCGGCGCGCAAGAGCCGACCGGGATGCCCGGCCCCACCCGCCGCCCTGGAGACAAACGTCGACGAGATTGTGCACAATCATCACGAAAAATTGGCACAGCTATTGCTTTGACTCCTGGCGGATCCCGCCCGGCTCGCCGGCGCCCCGTGTCCCTGGACCCGTACCGACCACGCACCACAGGAGCCTTCCCATGTCTTTCATCAAAGCGGTGGCAGCCCTTGCCCTGGCGACCCTGGCCGGGTCATACAGCGCCGCCCATGCCGCCGACCCCGAGATCAAGCTCGGCTTCGCCAAATGCGCGCACTGCGTGCCGATGAGCCTGACTCCCCAGCTGGCCAAGGGCGTGAAAATCGACGCCACCGCCTTCACGTCGGGCAACGATGTGCTGACGGCGCTGGTTTCCAAGAGCGTGGACGTCGCGCAGGTCACCTACCTGCACTTCGTGACGGCGCTGGACAAGGGCTTCGACGTCGTTGCGATCTCCGGGCAGGTGAACGGCGGCTCCGAGCTGCTTTCCGCGCCGGGCCTGAACCTGAAGGCCGACGATTGGGATGCGCTGAAAAAGCTGGTCGCCGAACGCAAGAAGGCCGGCCAGCCGCTGCGCGTGGCCGCCTCGCGCGGCAATGCGCAGGACCTGCACATGCGCGGCGTGCTGGCCACGCACGGCATCAATCCGGACAAGGACGTGCAGTTCATCAACATCCCCAATCCCGCCGATCATGCGGCGGCCTTGCAGCGCAACGAAATCGACCTGGTCTCCACGGTGGAGCCCTTCGCGTCGCAGATCCGCATGAACGGCGCCGGCAAGCATTTCGATTTCCCCTACGACCAGGCGGCCGGCAAGCTGACCAACCTGATCGTGACCCGCTCGGACGTCATCAAGGACAAGCCGCAAGCCGTGCAGGCCACCGTGGACGCCGTGGTGGCCCTGGTCGACAAGCTCAAGAGCGACCGCCAGGTGTGGATAGACAGCATCTCCAAATACACGGCGCTGGATCCCAAGGTCGCGGCCGCCGCGCTGGACAATGCCTATCCCGACTACGCGATGTACCAGAAGCAGACGCTGGCCATCGCCAAGATGATGAAGGACCTGCACTACGTGTCCACGGACGTCGGCGCGCAGATCCCCGCGCACATGGATTACGGCTTCCTGGCCAAGGCCACGGGCAAATCCAAGAGCGACCTCGGCGACTGACGCCGGCGGCACGGAGAATCGCATGCGTCTATACGCCCACAAAGAGCGGCTGGTGGTGCCCGTCGTCGTCCTGCTGGCCTGGGAGGCATTCTCCCGGTCCGGGCTGATCCCGCCCGCCCTGCTGCCCGCGCCGTCGCGCGTCATCCTGACCTGGGCCGACTGGATCTTCGGCACCGACGGCAGCACGCAGTCCTACAGCGGCGAATGGCTGCCGGCCGCCTTCGCCAGCCTGATGCGGGTGCTGGCCGGCTATGCCATCGCGGCCGCCAGCGGGATTTTGCTGGGCATCGCCATCGGGTGGTGGCGCTGGGTGGAAAAGACCATAGAACCCACGATACAGGTGCTGCGGCCCATCCCGCCCGTCTCCTGGATTCCGCTGGCGATCATCTGGTTCGGCATCGCCAACAAGCCGGCGATTTTCCTGGTGTTCCTGGGCGCATTCTTTCCCATCCTGATGAATACCATCCATGGCGTGAAGAACGTCGACCGCAACCTGATCCGCGCCGCCGCCATGATGGACGCGACGCAGTGGCAACTGCTGCGCCACGTGGTACTGCCGGCCGCCCTGCCCAGCATCTTCTCGGGCCTGCGCATCGCCATCGGTTCGGCCTGGATGCTGACGGTGACCGCCGAGATGGTGGCGGTCAAGAGCGGCCTGGGCTATTCGCTGTGGGATTCCTACTACTTCCTGCGCTATGACCTGGTCATCGCGGCCATGGTCAGCATCGGGCTGCTGGGCTATCTGTCGGACCTGCTGCTCAAGACCATCATGAACGCCTGCCTGCACTGGCAGCGCGGCTCCACGCTGCAGGGCAGCCACCAAGGCGCGGGAGGCGCTCGATGAGCCACGTCGTTTTCGAAAGCATAGGCAAGACCTTCTACGACGCCCGCCGCAATACGGAGCTGCTGACGCTGAAGGACGTCTCCCTGAGCGTCGGCCGGCATGAATTGCTCTGCCTGCTGGGGCCGTCGGGCTGCGGCAAGTCCACGCTGCTGAACATGCTGGCGGGCTTCGAACAGCCGACCACGGGCCGCGTCACCGTGGAAGGCAAACCCGTCACGCGGCCCGGCGCGGACCGCGGCATGGTGTTCCAGCAGGCCACGCTGATGCCCTGGCTGCCCGTGTGGGACAACGTGGCCTTTCCCTACCGCCTGCGCGGCAAGCCGCGCGACGAGCGGCGCAAGCTGGCGCAGCCCTATATCGACCTGGTCGGCCTGACCGGGTTCGAGGACCACTATCCCTCGGAGCTCTCCGGCGGCATGAGCCAGCGCGTGGGCATCGCCCGCGCGCTGCTGCTGAACCCCGGCGTGATCCTGATGGACGAGCCTTTCGCCGCGCTGGACGCGCAGACCAAGGCGGATATCCAGGAAGAACTGGTGTCCATCTGGCAGAAGTCCCGGTCGACCATCGTCTTCGTCACGCACAGCGTGGAGGAAGCGCTGATACTGGGCACCCAGGTCGCCGTCATGACGCACCGGCCGGGGCGCATCCGCGAGCTGATACCCATAGACCTGCCGCGCCCGCGCGACACCACCTCGGCGGTGTTCAACGAGATCAAGCGCCACGTCCTGGCCCTGATCCGCGAGGAAGCGGCGCTGGCGCGCGCCGCGTGATCGACCTCGCCCGCCGGCCTTCCGAACCCCCACGCTGGAAATCCGACCATGACCACGAAAAGGCTGCTCCTGGGCATGCTGACCCCTTCTTCCAATACCGTGCTGGAACCCGTGACCAGCGCCATGCTGGCCGGCCTGGACGAGGCCAGCGCCCACTTCGGCCGCTTTCCGGTCACGGAGATCGCCCTGTCGGACCGCGCCCTGGCGCAGTTCGACGACACGCCCATCCTGCGCGCCGCCGAACTGCTGGCGCACGGAAAAATGGACGTGATCTGCTGGAACGGCACGTCGTCCGGCTGGCTCGGGTTCGAGGCCGACCGCGACCTGTGCCGGCGCATCGAGGCGGCGACGGGCATCCCCGCCTGCACCTCCGTGCTGGCGCTGAATGAGATCTTCGAACGCACCGGCGTGAAGAACTACGCGCTGGTCACGCCCTACACCGATGACGTGCAGTCGCGCATCCTGGACAACTACGCGCGGGCCGGCTACGCATGCGTGGCCGAGCGCCACCTGGGCAAGCGCGACAATTTTTCCTTTTCCGAGGTCGACGCCGATACGCTGCGCGGCATGGTGCGCGAGGTGGCCGCCGCCCGGCCGGACGCGATCTCGATTTTCTGCACCAATCTGCGCGGCGCGCCGCTGGTAGAGGAACTCGAGCGGGAGCTTGGCATTCCCATCTACGACACCATTGCCACCGCCGTCTGGAAGTCCCTGCGCCTGGCCGGCGGCGATGTGCGGCGCGTGCGCAACTGGGGCACCTTGTTCCGGGAGGTGGCATGAACGCCGGCCACGGCGCCGCGAGCGCCCCCGGCGTCCCGAACACCGGCTATGAGCTGGTGGTGCGCAATGCGCGCGTGGCGACGGCATCCGATGTCTTCGACACCGACATCGGCGTGATCGGCGGCCGCATCGCCGCATTGGCGCGCGGGCTGCCGCCCGGCGCGCGCGAAATCGATGCGGCGGGCCGCTGGGTGTTGCCCGGCGGCGTGGACGCGCATTGCCACCTGGCGCAGAAGACCGGCGACGGCTCGGTGATGGCCGACGATTTCCTGTCGGGCACGCGCTCGGCGGCCTGCGGCGGCACCACCACGGTGATCCCCTTCGCCGCGCAATTGAAAGGCGAATCGCTGGTCCAGGCCGTGCGCGACTACCACGCGGTGGCGGATGGACAGGCCTGCGTCGACTATGCCTTCCACATGATCGTTTCCGACGCCACGCCGCGCGTGACGGAGGAAGAGCTGCCGGCGCTGATCGACCAGGGCTATACGTCGTTCAAGATCTACATGACCTACGACGACCTGAAGCTGGACGACCGCCAGATCCTGGATGTGCTGTACGCGGCGCGCCGCCACGGCGCCATGACCATGATCCACGCCGAGAGCAGCGACTGCATCGCCTGGCTGGCGGAGCGCATGCTGGCCGAAGGCCTGGATACGCCGCCCTATCACGCCTTGTCGCGCCCGCCGGTGGCCGAACGAGAGGCGACCCACCGGGCGATATCGCTGGCCGAGCTGCTGGATACCCCCATCCTGATCGTCCATGTCTCCGGCCCGGACGCCATCGAGCAGATACGCTGGGCGCAGACGCGCGGCCTGAGGATCTACGCCGAGACCTGCCCGCAGTATCTTTTCCTGACCGCCGCCGACCTGGAGGGCGACCTGCTGCACGGCGCCCGCTGCATCTGCAGCCCGCCGCCGCGCGACGAAGCCGCCCAGCAGGCGGTGTGGAACGGCCTGGCGAACGGCACCTTCCAGGTGTTCTCTTCCGACCATGCGCCTTTCCGCTTCGAGGGCGCGGGCGGCAAGAAACCGCAGGGTGAGCACACGCCCTTCAACCACGTACCCAACGGCATACCCGGGCTGGAAACCCGGCTGGCGCTGCTGTTTTCGGAGGGCGTGCTCGCAGGCCGCCTGGACATTACCGAATTCGTCGCGCTGACCGCCACGCGGCCCGCCCGGCTTTACGGCCTTTATCCCCGCAAAGGGACCATCGCCATCGGCGCGGATGCCGACATGGTGGTCTGGGACACCGGCGCAGCGCGCGTCATCCGCAACGCCGACCTGCACCACAACGTCGACTACACGCCCTACGAGGGGCGCACCGTGCACGCCTGGCCGGCGATCACCCTGAGCCGCGGCCAGGTGGTCTATGCCGACGGCGTGTTCCAGGGCCGGGCGGGACATGGACGCTTCCTGGCCTGCGAGCGACCGGAACCGGCGCGCCCGCGCCGCGCGGCGCGGCGCCACGCGCCCTGGCTGGCCGCGCTGTCGCGCATGGATCCCATCGCCCAGGCCCCATCCGGCGGCAAGGCGGGCCGGGAATGAAGGCCCGCGGCAACGCGGAAGCGGGCGCGGGCGCGGCGGCGCGCTTCGACCTGCTGATCGCCGGCGCCACCGCCCTGACGGCGGACCCGTCGCGCCCCTGCATCGAAGCGGCCTGCATCGGTGTGCGCGACGGCCGCATCGCCTGGATCGGCGATGCGCCGCCGCCCGGCGCCACCGCCACGCGCACGCTGGATGGCACGGGACACGTGGCCACGCCCGGCTT is from Bordetella bronchialis and encodes:
- a CDS encoding ABC transporter permease, with translation MRLYAHKERLVVPVVVLLAWEAFSRSGLIPPALLPAPSRVILTWADWIFGTDGSTQSYSGEWLPAAFASLMRVLAGYAIAAASGILLGIAIGWWRWVEKTIEPTIQVLRPIPPVSWIPLAIIWFGIANKPAIFLVFLGAFFPILMNTIHGVKNVDRNLIRAAAMMDATQWQLLRHVVLPAALPSIFSGLRIAIGSAWMLTVTAEMVAVKSGLGYSLWDSYYFLRYDLVIAAMVSIGLLGYLSDLLLKTIMNACLHWQRGSTLQGSHQGAGGAR
- a CDS encoding ABC transporter ATP-binding protein gives rise to the protein MSHVVFESIGKTFYDARRNTELLTLKDVSLSVGRHELLCLLGPSGCGKSTLLNMLAGFEQPTTGRVTVEGKPVTRPGADRGMVFQQATLMPWLPVWDNVAFPYRLRGKPRDERRKLAQPYIDLVGLTGFEDHYPSELSGGMSQRVGIARALLLNPGVILMDEPFAALDAQTKADIQEELVSIWQKSRSTIVFVTHSVEEALILGTQVAVMTHRPGRIRELIPIDLPRPRDTTSAVFNEIKRHVLALIREEAALARAA
- a CDS encoding aspartate/glutamate racemase family protein, with the protein product MTTKRLLLGMLTPSSNTVLEPVTSAMLAGLDEASAHFGRFPVTEIALSDRALAQFDDTPILRAAELLAHGKMDVICWNGTSSGWLGFEADRDLCRRIEAATGIPACTSVLALNEIFERTGVKNYALVTPYTDDVQSRILDNYARAGYACVAERHLGKRDNFSFSEVDADTLRGMVREVAAARPDAISIFCTNLRGAPLVEELERELGIPIYDTIATAVWKSLRLAGGDVRRVRNWGTLFREVA
- the hydA gene encoding dihydropyrimidinase, translated to MNAGHGAASAPGVPNTGYELVVRNARVATASDVFDTDIGVIGGRIAALARGLPPGAREIDAAGRWVLPGGVDAHCHLAQKTGDGSVMADDFLSGTRSAACGGTTTVIPFAAQLKGESLVQAVRDYHAVADGQACVDYAFHMIVSDATPRVTEEELPALIDQGYTSFKIYMTYDDLKLDDRQILDVLYAARRHGAMTMIHAESSDCIAWLAERMLAEGLDTPPYHALSRPPVAEREATHRAISLAELLDTPILIVHVSGPDAIEQIRWAQTRGLRIYAETCPQYLFLTAADLEGDLLHGARCICSPPPRDEAAQQAVWNGLANGTFQVFSSDHAPFRFEGAGGKKPQGEHTPFNHVPNGIPGLETRLALLFSEGVLAGRLDITEFVALTATRPARLYGLYPRKGTIAIGADADMVVWDTGAARVIRNADLHHNVDYTPYEGRTVHAWPAITLSRGQVVYADGVFQGRAGHGRFLACERPEPARPRRAARRHAPWLAALSRMDPIAQAPSGGKAGRE